A portion of the Lathamus discolor isolate bLatDis1 chromosome 5, bLatDis1.hap1, whole genome shotgun sequence genome contains these proteins:
- the CITED2 gene encoding cbp/p300-interacting transactivator 2: MADHMMAMNHGRFPDGSGGLHHHPAHRMSMGQFPTPHHHQHQAPPPPQQQHAFSALMGEHLHYGAGSLNASGGGRHAVGPGSVSGGHPAGSLAPAARFGGSQFLAPPVASPGGQLSASMQLQKLNNQYFSHHPYPHSHYMPDLHPGSHQLNGSSQQHFRDCNPKHGGGGSGGSGSGLPPAVPHVPAAMLPPNVIDTDFIDEEVLMSLVIEMGLDRIKELPELWLGQNEFDFMTDFVCKQQPSRVSC, from the coding sequence ATGGCAGACCACATGATGGCCATGAACCACGGGCGATTCCCGGACGGATCCGGTGGGCTGCATCACCACCCCGCGCACCGGATGAGCATGGGGCAGTTTCccaccccccaccaccaccagcaccaggcGCCGCCGCCACCGCAGCAGCAGCACGCCTTCAGCGCCCTGATGGGCGAGCACCTCCACTACGGCGCTGGGAGCCTGAACGCGAGCGGCGGGGGAAGGCACGCCGTGGGGCCGGGCAGCGTGAGCGGAGGGCACCCGGCCGGCAGCCTGGCTCCCGCCGCCCGCTTCGGCGGCTCCCAGTTCCTGGCGCCCCCCGTCGCCAGCCCGGGAGGGCAGCTGAGTGCCAGCATGCAGCTCCAGAAGCTGAACAACCAGTACTTCAGCCACCACCCTTACCCCCACAGCCACTACATGCCGGACTTGCACCCCGGCAGCCACCAGCTGAacggcagcagccagcagcatttCAGGGACTGCAACCCCAAgcacggcggcggcgggagcggtgGGAGCGGGAGCGGGCTACCGCCTGCCGTGCCCCACGTCCCCGCAGCAATGCTGCCGCCCAATGTCATAGACACTGACTTCATCGACGAGGAGGTCCTCATGTCCTTAGTCATCGAAATGGGGCTGGATCGCATCAAGGAGCTTCCCGAGCTGTGGTTGGGACAGAACGAGTTTGACTTCATGACAGACTTCGTTTGCAAACAGCAGCCCAGCAGGGTGAGCTGCtga